In Psychrobacter ciconiae, the following are encoded in one genomic region:
- a CDS encoding efflux RND transporter periplasmic adaptor subunit, translating into MALIAVILAMVLYKMFKPKEQAPNYLTATAEIGDIENNVMASGKVKALNTVDVGAQVSGEVKRLFVEVGDEVQKGDLIAQIDQVTQKNNLSNEQASLEQSVAAIQSAEAELQSRVASLKSAQADLASRQSELKQAQSDFQRLQSLLDIDAISKQEFATQATKVDTAKAAVANALAAIDSANAAIATTRANINSQRAALKKSQTNVSTAQEDLSYTTIRAPMSGTVVSITTEQGTTVNANQSAPTIVTLADLSTVRINAQISEADVINVQAGMPVYFNIIGNPDKKYDATLKAIEPAPEVISETSSTDSAIYYVGYIEVPNNERRFRIDMTAQVYVIVNQAKNALFIPAAALQPFSGGKSGRGNRPEKSGNNSANNKKSNANNADAKNNQTNETNKYMVRVLKSDGSVVDTPVTVGINNRVNAQILSGLNAGDEVVLSEENSGQGKPGGNRGRGGPRMF; encoded by the coding sequence ATGGCGCTTATTGCCGTCATTTTGGCAATGGTACTTTATAAAATGTTCAAGCCAAAAGAGCAAGCTCCTAACTATTTGACGGCGACGGCAGAGATTGGCGATATTGAAAATAACGTCATGGCGTCAGGCAAAGTCAAAGCGCTCAATACCGTCGATGTGGGCGCTCAGGTGTCAGGAGAAGTCAAACGCTTATTTGTCGAGGTTGGCGATGAGGTTCAAAAAGGCGATTTGATTGCCCAAATTGACCAAGTGACCCAAAAAAATAACTTGAGCAATGAGCAAGCCAGCCTTGAGCAAAGCGTTGCTGCTATCCAAAGCGCTGAGGCGGAACTGCAAAGCCGAGTGGCAAGCCTTAAAAGCGCGCAAGCTGATTTGGCAAGTCGGCAATCGGAGCTCAAACAAGCCCAGTCCGACTTTCAGCGCTTGCAATCCTTGCTTGATATCGATGCCATCTCCAAACAAGAATTTGCAACCCAAGCGACCAAAGTCGATACCGCAAAAGCTGCCGTTGCCAATGCACTTGCCGCGATAGATTCGGCAAACGCAGCAATCGCTACCACCCGCGCCAACATCAACAGTCAACGCGCGGCGCTTAAAAAGTCGCAAACCAACGTCAGCACCGCCCAAGAGGACTTAAGCTATACCACCATCCGCGCGCCGATGTCAGGGACCGTCGTTTCCATCACCACCGAACAAGGCACAACGGTCAACGCCAACCAATCCGCGCCAACCATCGTCACCTTAGCCGACTTGTCCACCGTTCGCATTAACGCGCAGATTTCAGAGGCTGACGTTATCAACGTTCAAGCCGGAATGCCGGTTTATTTTAACATTATCGGCAACCCTGATAAAAAATACGACGCCACGCTTAAAGCCATCGAGCCTGCGCCCGAGGTCATCAGCGAAACCAGCTCCACCGATTCGGCGATTTATTATGTCGGCTATATCGAAGTGCCCAACAATGAGCGCCGATTTCGCATTGACATGACCGCTCAAGTTTACGTTATCGTCAACCAAGCCAAAAACGCCTTATTTATTCCCGCCGCCGCCTTGCAGCCTTTTTCAGGTGGCAAATCAGGTCGCGGCAATCGCCCTGAAAAATCAGGAAACAATTCAGCCAACAATAAAAAAAGCAATGCAAATAACGCCGACGCCAAAAACAATCAGACCAATGAAACTAACAAATATATGGTTCGCGTTTTAAAATCTGATGGCAGCGTCGTTGATACGCCCGTCACTGTTGGCATTAATAACCGCGTGAATGCGCAAATTTTAAGCGGACTAAACGCCGGTGACGAGGTTGTCCTCAGTGAAGAAAACTCAGGTCAAGGCAAACCAGGCGGCAATCGCGGTCGTGGTGGTCCTAGAATGTTTTAA
- a CDS encoding MacB family efflux pump subunit, producing MSNQNQAPLMQVNGLIKEFQAGEQVIRVLHGIDLSIYQGEMVAIIGQSGSGKSTLMNILGCLDKASAGDYQIFGKSVSRLDADELAKLRREHFGFIFQRYHLLGDIDAKDNVAVPAVYAGMDNQARSDRAKKLLTDLGLGDKTGNRPSQLSGGQQQRVSIARALMNGGDIILADEPTGALDSKSGADVMQILRDLNDAGHTIIMVTHDPSIAEQADRVIEIKDGLILKDYLTGQQKTAQAVPMSVLQRHQKSAFGSFIDRLAEAFKMSLLAMRAHKMRTLLTMLGIIIGIASVVSVVGLGKGSQAQILSNISSLGTNTITVTDGYPFGDPRRQYNDKNLTPQDAQAVADQPYIVSVSPQLSSNTNIRYRNIEEAASVSGVGQDYLAVSGETLAQGQGFDEQSILRRTQDIIIDHNAKTTFFADIPDPIGEVLLIGSVPGRVIGVLAPNTSGFARNADTPTIYMPYTTMMSRIKGTPYIESFIALINNNISSSAAETAISTLIESRHGTDDFRIRNSDSIRQTIEATTSTMTLLISSIAIISLIVGGIGVMNIMLVSVTERTNEIGVRMAVGARQSDIMQQFLIEAILVCILGGLLGIGLAYAIGELINRIGGDSFQVIYSPTSIIAAFLCSTLIGVVFGFLPARNAARLDPVDALSRD from the coding sequence ATGAGTAACCAAAACCAAGCGCCGTTAATGCAAGTCAACGGGCTGATTAAAGAGTTTCAAGCCGGCGAGCAGGTCATTCGCGTGCTTCACGGCATTGATTTGAGCATTTATCAAGGCGAGATGGTCGCCATTATTGGGCAATCAGGCTCCGGCAAATCCACTCTTATGAACATTTTGGGTTGTCTTGATAAAGCCAGTGCGGGCGATTACCAAATTTTTGGCAAATCAGTCAGCCGCCTTGATGCCGACGAGTTGGCAAAATTACGCCGCGAGCATTTTGGCTTTATTTTTCAGCGCTATCATTTACTCGGCGACATCGATGCTAAGGATAACGTTGCCGTTCCTGCCGTTTATGCCGGAATGGACAACCAAGCTCGAAGCGATCGCGCCAAAAAACTGCTTACCGATTTAGGGCTTGGCGACAAAACGGGCAACCGACCCAGCCAGTTGTCCGGCGGTCAGCAGCAGCGCGTTTCTATCGCTCGGGCACTGATGAACGGCGGCGATATTATCTTAGCCGATGAACCGACCGGAGCGCTTGACAGCAAATCAGGCGCGGATGTCATGCAAATCTTACGCGATTTAAATGACGCCGGTCATACCATCATCATGGTGACTCACGACCCAAGCATTGCTGAGCAAGCCGACCGCGTCATTGAAATCAAAGATGGTTTAATCCTTAAAGACTACTTAACAGGTCAACAAAAAACAGCCCAAGCAGTACCCATGTCCGTATTACAGCGTCATCAAAAAAGCGCTTTTGGCAGCTTTATCGACCGCTTAGCTGAAGCCTTTAAAATGTCGCTTCTTGCCATGCGTGCTCATAAAATGCGAACGCTGCTCACTATGCTTGGCATTATCATTGGCATTGCTTCTGTCGTTTCTGTCGTTGGTCTTGGCAAAGGCTCACAAGCACAAATTTTAAGTAATATCAGCTCACTTGGCACCAACACCATCACCGTCACCGATGGCTATCCCTTTGGTGACCCAAGACGACAATATAATGATAAAAATTTAACGCCACAAGATGCTCAAGCCGTCGCCGACCAGCCTTATATTGTCAGCGTCAGCCCGCAATTGAGCAGCAATACGAACATCCGTTACCGAAATATTGAAGAAGCGGCAAGCGTCAGCGGCGTGGGGCAAGATTATTTGGCAGTCAGCGGCGAAACCTTAGCTCAAGGTCAGGGGTTTGATGAACAAAGCATTTTACGCCGAACCCAAGACATCATCATTGACCACAACGCCAAAACTACTTTTTTTGCCGACATTCCCGACCCCATTGGCGAGGTGCTGCTCATTGGTAGCGTTCCTGGTCGCGTGATTGGCGTCCTTGCCCCTAACACGTCAGGGTTTGCCCGCAACGCGGACACCCCGACCATTTACATGCCCTACACCACCATGATGTCGCGGATCAAAGGCACGCCTTATATCGAAAGCTTTATCGCCCTCATTAACAATAACATCTCCTCAAGCGCCGCTGAGACTGCCATTTCAACGCTGATTGAAAGCCGGCACGGCACGGACGACTTTCGGATTCGCAACTCCGACTCCATCCGTCAAACCATTGAAGCGACCACCAGCACCATGACCTTGTTGATTTCCTCCATTGCTATCATCTCCTTGATTGTTGGTGGCATTGGGGTTATGAACATCATGCTCGTTTCTGTCACTGAACGCACCAATGAGATTGGCGTTCGCATGGCGGTTGGCGCGCGCCAAAGCGACATCATGCAGCAGTTCTTAATTGAAGCCATTTTGGTTTGTATTTTGGGCGGTCTTCTTGGCATCGGTCTTGCGTATGCTATTGGCGAGCTGATCAACCGTATCGGTGGTGACAGCTTCCAGGTGATTTATTCACCCACCTCGATTATCGCCGCGTTTTTATGTTCAACGCTCATTGGTGTCGTTTTTGGCTTTCTGCCCGCGCGAAATGCGGCAAGGCTTGACCCTGTCGACGCCTTATCACGCGATTAA
- a CDS encoding MBL fold metallo-hydrolase yields the protein MLESIITLEGHIQSIYLAVYPDKLLLLDGGCRPDVPMALDFIRFDLKRPISDLKAVVVSHMHPDHAGGALRLKQATGCLIISSARLSPWYGGIAGRMMHLIDIGLAHYVAHRQKKPIKNLWYPAILNPDVLVSHGDNIPNFEDWQVIETQGHTDRDLSLWHQSTGQVYTADLIIKLRHKFVAPFPIYDPKVYIQSLQKIKALKPSGVLMAHGGKLFIDDATFDQLIINAPKKPRTVKDTVVHKLLWRGGSKGIFKP from the coding sequence ATGCTTGAGAGCATCATTACCTTAGAAGGTCATATCCAAAGCATCTATTTGGCGGTGTATCCCGATAAGCTGCTGCTGCTTGATGGTGGCTGCCGACCCGATGTACCGATGGCGCTAGATTTTATTCGCTTTGACCTCAAGCGCCCAATCAGTGATTTAAAAGCTGTGGTAGTCAGTCATATGCATCCCGATCACGCTGGCGGCGCGCTCAGGCTTAAACAGGCAACCGGCTGTCTTATTATAAGTTCAGCGCGATTGTCACCGTGGTATGGCGGCATAGCGGGTCGCATGATGCATCTAATCGATATAGGATTGGCGCATTATGTCGCTCATCGGCAAAAAAAACCCATCAAAAACTTATGGTATCCGGCAATTTTAAATCCTGATGTTTTGGTGAGTCATGGCGATAACATCCCAAATTTTGAAGATTGGCAAGTGATTGAAACGCAAGGTCATACTGACCGTGATTTGTCGCTTTGGCATCAGTCGACGGGGCAGGTTTATACTGCCGATTTAATTATTAAATTGCGCCATAAGTTTGTCGCCCCGTTTCCAATTTATGACCCCAAAGTTTATATTCAATCACTGCAAAAAATTAAAGCGCTAAAGCCGTCTGGCGTGTTGATGGCGCATGGCGGCAAGCTATTTATTGATGATGCCACCTTCGATCAGCTGATTATTAATGCCCCAAAAAAGCCGCGAACGGTCAAAGATACCGTAGTTCATAAGCTGCTTTGGCGTGGCGGCTCAAAAGGCATTTTTAAACCTTAA
- a CDS encoding catalase, whose amino-acid sequence MKTNPDHTDPAQTMNMARGNGGEPHQRADNDGKAMTTQQGVVISDDQNSLKVNPRGPTLLEDFVLREKITHFDHERIPERVVHARGSAAHGYFELTESLEQYTTAKILTETGKQTPLFTRFSTVAGNKGSKDTPRDVRGFAVKMYTEEGNWDLVGNNMPIFFIQDAMKFPDLVHAVKPEPDRGFPQAASAHDTFWDFVSLTPETMHNVIWLMSDRALPRSFSMMEGFGIHSYRLINKEGKSTFFRYHWKPVNGVQSLIWDEAVKISGADPDYNRRDLFESIEQGHFPEWEFGVQLFTEEEAEKFPFDHLDATKLIPEELVPVKIIGKMVLNRYPDNFFAETEQVAFCPSHLPLGIDFSNDPLLQGRLFSYLDTQLFRLGSPNFVQIPINAPKCPFANNQQDGYMQMQVPKTRALYNPQSLDPARPRESVNRGFESYPEKLDDGVKGRVRAESFADHYSQPRMFYNSQTEIEQAHIASAYTFELSKVDTPHVRTRMLGHLRNIDEDLANRVATALGMQLPDPAEAAAPVQDLPTSKPLQTIGRSPKSLKSRLLGILVAKGSKHTEIKKFEDAAMNEGAMVKIVAATKEVTLDDGTIIQADERLSGAPSVLFDAVVSIIMPDEAKKLANDSSAQDWFTDAYAHCKAIAYCGATDEFILSQLPIEKDSFVTPLSDLDSFIDNAKSRLWEREPKVRNLA is encoded by the coding sequence ATGAAAACAAATCCTGATCATACTGACCCCGCCCAAACAATGAATATGGCACGCGGCAATGGCGGTGAGCCACACCAGCGCGCTGATAATGACGGTAAAGCGATGACCACTCAGCAAGGGGTGGTGATTTCTGATGACCAAAACTCGCTAAAAGTAAATCCACGTGGACCCACCCTACTTGAAGACTTTGTACTCCGCGAGAAAATAACTCATTTCGACCATGAACGCATCCCAGAACGGGTGGTTCACGCTCGCGGTAGCGCTGCTCACGGCTATTTTGAACTGACCGAGTCGCTTGAACAATACACGACTGCTAAAATCCTAACTGAAACTGGCAAGCAAACGCCTTTGTTTACACGTTTTTCAACCGTTGCCGGTAATAAAGGCTCAAAAGATACACCGCGAGATGTTCGCGGATTTGCTGTAAAGATGTATACCGAAGAGGGCAATTGGGATCTTGTGGGCAATAATATGCCGATTTTCTTTATTCAAGATGCCATGAAGTTCCCAGACTTGGTTCATGCGGTGAAACCTGAGCCCGATCGCGGTTTTCCACAAGCAGCTTCTGCTCATGATACCTTTTGGGACTTTGTCTCCTTGACTCCAGAAACGATGCATAACGTCATTTGGTTGATGAGCGATCGGGCGTTACCGCGCAGCTTTAGTATGATGGAAGGCTTCGGCATTCATAGCTATCGCCTGATTAATAAGGAAGGCAAAAGCACTTTTTTCCGTTATCACTGGAAGCCTGTTAACGGCGTTCAGTCATTAATTTGGGATGAGGCAGTAAAAATATCCGGCGCTGATCCTGATTATAATCGCCGCGATTTATTTGAGTCGATTGAACAAGGTCATTTTCCTGAATGGGAGTTTGGCGTTCAGTTATTCACCGAAGAGGAGGCCGAAAAGTTCCCGTTTGATCATCTAGATGCCACCAAGCTGATTCCGGAAGAGTTGGTTCCGGTAAAAATTATCGGTAAAATGGTGCTCAATCGTTATCCGGACAACTTTTTTGCTGAAACTGAGCAAGTGGCGTTCTGTCCGTCGCACTTACCGCTAGGGATTGATTTTAGTAATGATCCGTTGTTGCAAGGTCGCTTATTCAGTTACCTCGATACCCAGCTTTTTAGACTTGGGTCACCAAACTTTGTTCAAATTCCGATCAATGCGCCAAAATGTCCGTTCGCAAACAATCAGCAAGACGGCTATATGCAGATGCAAGTGCCAAAAACGCGAGCGCTTTATAACCCACAAAGCCTCGATCCTGCAAGACCGCGTGAAAGTGTGAATCGCGGTTTTGAATCGTACCCTGAAAAGCTTGATGATGGGGTCAAAGGTCGCGTCCGTGCCGAAAGCTTTGCTGATCATTACAGCCAGCCGCGAATGTTTTATAACAGTCAAACCGAGATTGAGCAAGCGCACATCGCTTCAGCTTACACCTTTGAGTTGAGCAAAGTCGATACGCCACACGTTCGTACCCGAATGCTTGGTCATTTGCGAAATATCGATGAGGACTTGGCAAACCGCGTGGCAACAGCGCTTGGAATGCAGTTGCCTGATCCTGCTGAAGCTGCCGCTCCGGTTCAAGATTTACCAACCTCAAAACCGCTACAAACGATTGGGCGCTCGCCAAAATCTTTAAAAAGTCGTTTATTGGGGATTTTGGTTGCTAAAGGCTCAAAACATACTGAAATTAAAAAGTTTGAAGATGCCGCAATGAACGAAGGGGCAATGGTCAAAATCGTGGCGGCAACAAAAGAAGTCACCCTTGATGATGGCACAATCATTCAAGCTGATGAGCGCCTGTCAGGAGCACCGTCAGTATTGTTTGACGCGGTTGTCAGTATCATCATGCCAGATGAGGCGAAAAAGCTTGCTAATGACAGCTCAGCGCAAGATTGGTTCACTGATGCTTATGCCCACTGTAAAGCCATTGCTTATTGCGGGGCGACCGATGAGTTTATTCTAAGTCAGCTGCCAATCGAAAAAGACAGCTTTGTCACGCCGCTTTCGGACTTAGACAGCTTTATTGATAATGCAAAATCAAGACTTTGGGAGCGTGAGCCGAAAGTTCGCAACCTTGCCTAA
- a CDS encoding DUF938 domain-containing protein, translating into MDSHLGNTDVDIEAKLPFSQACENNKVAILTVLQKELKTAQYVLEIGSGTGQHSVYFAPRLSHLSWQCSDVANNLKMIQAWHHEYPVINLPQVLALDLATADSFPKHDGILPLYDTVFTANTLHIVPWSLVERLFSLIATQPFSVTKLIIYGPFNDQGKFTSAGNAQFDAMLRARDPQSGIRDKGKVVDLAHKNGFMLASEYAMPANNKLLVFQKIE; encoded by the coding sequence ATGGATAGCCATTTGGGAAACACGGATGTGGATATTGAAGCAAAGCTGCCGTTTTCACAAGCTTGTGAAAATAATAAGGTTGCGATTTTAACGGTGCTGCAAAAGGAGCTGAAGACGGCGCAGTATGTGCTTGAGATTGGATCAGGAACAGGTCAGCATAGTGTTTATTTTGCGCCAAGGCTTTCACATTTGAGTTGGCAATGTAGCGATGTAGCGAACAATTTAAAAATGATTCAAGCTTGGCATCATGAGTACCCTGTAATAAATTTGCCACAAGTTTTAGCGCTTGATTTGGCAACGGCAGACAGTTTTCCCAAACACGACGGGATATTGCCACTTTATGACACTGTTTTTACTGCCAATACTTTGCACATTGTTCCTTGGTCATTGGTTGAGCGCTTATTTAGTCTGATTGCGACTCAGCCTTTTAGTGTCACTAAGTTGATTATTTATGGTCCTTTTAATGATCAAGGAAAGTTTACAAGCGCAGGAAACGCCCAGTTTGATGCGATGCTCAGGGCGCGTGATCCTCAAAGTGGTATTCGTGATAAAGGTAAGGTCGTTGATTTAGCCCATAAAAATGGTTTTATGTTGGCTTCTGAATATGCGATGCCGGCAAACAATAAACTATTAGTATTTCAAAAAATAGAATAA